One window of Treponema denticola genomic DNA carries:
- a CDS encoding rod-binding protein, whose translation MKINKIGTNQAGREEVKSSLINKNEIPASAKSQQNFTQMLETLRGSERASSIISNIQGESSASVSGLKTGNSEAFFDTRLPGDILKSMKIENPIPADTHREVQGMASSFGKSGETVHSKYSIDRTSKLYEQALEFESYFVKIMLDSMRNTLTGKTLAGDESFAGKMYQDMMYDELGRSMTKNAGFGLADQIYLELSGVGEERHFFG comes from the coding sequence ATGAAAATAAACAAGATAGGAACAAATCAAGCGGGCAGGGAAGAGGTAAAAAGTTCTTTGATAAATAAAAATGAAATCCCTGCATCGGCAAAATCTCAGCAAAATTTTACTCAAATGCTTGAAACTCTGCGAGGTTCTGAAAGAGCGTCTTCCATTATTTCCAATATTCAGGGCGAAAGCTCTGCTTCCGTCTCAGGCTTAAAGACGGGCAATTCAGAAGCCTTCTTTGATACCCGCCTCCCTGGCGATATTTTAAAATCCATGAAGATAGAAAATCCCATTCCGGCCGACACCCACAGGGAGGTTCAGGGTATGGCCTCTTCCTTCGGAAAATCCGGCGAGACGGTACATTCAAAATATTCGATTGACAGAACGAGTAAGCTTTACGAACAAGCCCTTGAGTTTGAATCCTATTTTGTAAAAATAATGCTCGACTCTATGCGGAATACTTTGACAGGAAAGACTCTTGCAGGAGACGAGTCCTTTGCAGGTAAGATGTACCAAGACATGATGTATGATGAGCTAGGCCGCAGCATGACCAAAAACGCAGGCTTCGGCCTCGCCGATCAAATCTATCTGGAACTTTCAGGTGTAGGGGAGGAAAGACACTTTTTCGGATAA
- the uvrA gene encoding excinuclease ABC subunit UvrA, with protein MKKQNQGGHLNKLIVKGAREHNLKNIDVELPRDKLIVISGLSGSGKSSLAFDTIFAEGQRRYVESLSAYARQFLGRMDKPDVDYIEGLSPAISIEQKTTHRNPRSTVGTVTEIYDYYRLLFARTGHAHCPSCGKEIKEQTVDQIIDTIMSWPEGTRVQILAPIIKGKKGEHQKIVSDAIAAGFVRARIDGLLVNLEDGVKLDKQKKHTIEIIVDRIQLSKDVRKRLSESVETALESSGGTLLATRQDDKDSPVTEVFFSQKNACSDCGISMPELQPRLFSFNNPIGACPECTGLGMTQHFDQDLIAPDKSLSFNEGVFVPYNPESDWNRVRFEALAAQFDFSLDTPLNKLPKKIQTIIWEGSGDTKIQFSYTSKSGTGKYSYNRPWPGIIADMNRKYNESYSASIREYYEKFMSIKPCKTCGGMRLKPEVLAVTVGNKNIHDLTCLSVGDSIEFFEKLKLTETEEHIAFQILKEIKARLEFMKNVGLDYLTLERKAATLSGGEAQRIRLATQIGSSLIGVLYILDEPSIGLHQRDNQRLIDTLLYLRNLGNTLIVVEHDEQTLRTADYIVDLGPGAGVHGGNITAQGTPDEVSKVKNSLTGQYLAGTLKMDIPKERRKGNGNALELSGVSEHNLKDVSIKIPLGAFTCITGVSGSGKSTLLTDVLYPAVSNKIMRSSIPEGAYKKLSGLEHIDKVINIDQSPIGRTPRSNPATYVGVFTGIRDLFASLPESKARGYKPGRFSFNVRGGRCEHCQGDGTLTIEMNFLPDVYIACDVCRGKRFNKETLDVRYKGKNIADVLDMTIEEASEFFAPIPHIARKLQTLLSVGLGYIKLGQSALTLSGGEAQRVKLANELAKRSTGKTLYILDEPTTGLHFADVKQLMQVIHRLIDQGNTVIMIEHNLDVILQADKIIDLGPEGGTNGGQIIAEGTPEEVAKIKKSYTGYYIKEMLERVR; from the coding sequence ATGAAAAAGCAAAATCAAGGCGGACACCTAAATAAACTCATCGTAAAGGGTGCCCGTGAACATAATTTAAAGAACATTGATGTGGAGCTTCCACGCGATAAGCTCATCGTTATATCCGGCCTTTCGGGATCGGGAAAAAGCTCCCTCGCCTTTGACACCATTTTTGCCGAGGGGCAGCGCCGTTATGTAGAGTCCCTTTCGGCCTATGCACGCCAGTTTTTAGGCAGAATGGATAAGCCCGATGTGGATTACATCGAGGGGCTTTCGCCTGCTATTTCTATAGAACAAAAAACTACACACCGCAACCCCCGTTCTACGGTCGGAACGGTAACCGAAATTTACGACTACTACCGCCTCCTTTTTGCCCGTACCGGCCATGCCCACTGTCCTTCTTGCGGAAAAGAGATTAAGGAGCAGACGGTTGACCAGATTATAGATACCATTATGAGCTGGCCGGAAGGAACCCGCGTTCAGATTCTCGCTCCCATTATAAAGGGAAAAAAGGGAGAACACCAAAAGATAGTGAGTGATGCTATCGCTGCCGGTTTTGTGCGTGCCCGCATAGACGGCCTTCTTGTAAACCTCGAAGACGGGGTAAAGCTCGATAAACAAAAAAAACACACAATCGAAATAATCGTAGACCGAATTCAGCTGTCGAAGGATGTGCGGAAACGCCTTTCGGAATCGGTGGAAACGGCCTTGGAAAGTTCCGGCGGAACCCTGCTTGCTACAAGGCAGGACGATAAGGATTCTCCCGTAACCGAGGTTTTCTTTTCGCAAAAAAATGCCTGTTCGGATTGCGGTATTTCGATGCCCGAATTGCAGCCCCGCCTTTTTTCTTTTAATAACCCGATAGGGGCCTGCCCCGAATGTACGGGACTCGGAATGACTCAGCACTTTGACCAAGACCTGATAGCCCCCGATAAGAGTCTTTCGTTTAATGAGGGCGTTTTCGTTCCGTATAATCCCGAATCCGATTGGAACAGGGTGCGGTTTGAGGCCCTCGCCGCCCAATTCGATTTTTCTCTTGATACGCCCTTGAATAAGCTCCCCAAAAAAATACAGACCATCATTTGGGAAGGTTCGGGCGATACGAAGATTCAGTTTTCTTATACGTCCAAAAGCGGAACGGGGAAATATTCTTATAACCGCCCATGGCCGGGGATAATAGCCGACATGAATCGGAAATATAACGAATCCTACTCGGCTTCTATCAGAGAATATTATGAAAAGTTTATGTCGATAAAGCCCTGCAAAACATGCGGAGGAATGAGGCTTAAGCCCGAAGTGCTGGCCGTAACGGTGGGCAATAAAAACATTCATGACCTTACCTGCCTTTCCGTTGGGGATTCTATCGAGTTTTTTGAAAAATTGAAGCTGACTGAAACGGAAGAACACATCGCCTTTCAGATTTTAAAAGAAATTAAGGCCCGCTTGGAATTTATGAAAAACGTCGGCCTTGACTATTTAACCTTAGAAAGAAAGGCTGCAACCCTTTCAGGCGGCGAGGCTCAACGCATCAGGCTTGCGACCCAGATAGGTTCAAGCTTGATAGGTGTTCTTTATATTTTGGACGAGCCTTCGATAGGGCTTCATCAAAGGGATAACCAAAGGCTGATTGATACTCTTTTGTACTTGCGTAATTTGGGGAATACCCTTATCGTTGTAGAGCATGACGAGCAAACCCTCCGCACGGCCGACTACATTGTAGACCTCGGTCCGGGTGCAGGCGTTCACGGGGGAAATATAACGGCCCAAGGTACGCCTGATGAAGTTTCAAAAGTAAAAAACAGTTTAACGGGGCAATATCTTGCAGGTACGCTTAAAATGGATATCCCTAAAGAAAGGCGGAAGGGGAACGGAAATGCCTTGGAGCTTTCAGGGGTGAGCGAGCATAATCTAAAAGATGTTTCTATAAAAATTCCTTTGGGAGCCTTTACCTGTATTACCGGAGTTTCGGGCTCCGGAAAATCTACCCTTTTAACCGATGTGCTGTATCCGGCAGTTTCAAATAAGATTATGCGCTCCTCTATTCCCGAAGGGGCCTATAAAAAACTGAGCGGCCTTGAGCACATAGACAAGGTTATCAATATTGATCAAAGCCCCATCGGGAGAACTCCCCGCTCAAACCCTGCAACCTATGTAGGCGTTTTTACGGGGATAAGAGATTTGTTTGCAAGCCTTCCAGAATCGAAGGCGAGAGGTTATAAGCCAGGCCGCTTTTCGTTTAATGTAAGGGGCGGAAGGTGCGAGCATTGTCAGGGCGACGGAACCCTCACAATCGAGATGAACTTTTTGCCCGATGTTTATATAGCCTGCGATGTTTGCCGAGGGAAACGGTTTAACAAAGAAACCCTCGATGTCCGCTATAAAGGAAAAAACATTGCCGATGTTTTGGATATGACCATCGAGGAAGCTTCGGAATTTTTTGCTCCCATTCCTCACATTGCCCGAAAACTTCAAACCCTCTTATCGGTCGGTTTGGGTTATATAAAGTTAGGCCAGTCGGCTCTTACCCTTTCGGGCGGAGAAGCCCAGCGGGTAAAACTTGCAAATGAACTTGCCAAACGTTCTACAGGCAAGACCCTCTACATTTTGGACGAGCCTACAACGGGCTTACACTTTGCAGATGTCAAGCAGCTTATGCAGGTTATTCACCGCCTCATAGATCAGGGAAACACCGTCATTATGATTGAACACAACCTTGACGTTATCTTACAGGCCGATAAGATTATCGACCTCGGCCCCGAAGGCGGAACCAACGGAGGGCAAATCATCGCCGAGGGAACACCTGAAGAAGTAGCAAAGATAAAAAAATCCTATACGGGATATTATATAAAGGAAATGCTTGAAAGAGTCAGGTAA
- the flgG gene encoding flagellar basal-body rod protein FlgG, producing the protein MVRSLWTAATGMNTQQANIDTVANNLANVNTSGFKKQRAEFEDLIYQTVKTAGTPATEDTITPVGVQMGHGARLAATQRIFEQGSLQNTGVTSDIAIQGEGFFRVLQYDGTYAYTRDGSFKIDADRQLVTSNGLRVLPEIIFPEGYRENTIAVSRDGRVTVKVGDIDDPIEVGQIELYRFQNNAGLSAEGSNLFRQTPASGTAIPGRPGFTGFGSTEHKFLEMSNVSTVSEMVNMIVAQRAYEFNSKAIQTSDNMLGTAVSLKR; encoded by the coding sequence ATGGTTAGAAGTTTATGGACGGCCGCAACAGGTATGAATACTCAACAGGCAAACATCGACACGGTTGCAAACAACTTGGCAAACGTAAATACAAGCGGTTTTAAAAAACAGAGAGCGGAATTTGAAGACCTCATCTATCAGACGGTAAAAACTGCCGGTACGCCTGCTACAGAGGATACGATTACTCCGGTAGGAGTTCAGATGGGACACGGTGCAAGGCTTGCCGCTACCCAAAGAATATTTGAACAAGGCTCATTGCAAAATACGGGTGTAACAAGCGATATAGCCATTCAAGGTGAAGGTTTTTTTAGAGTTCTTCAATATGACGGAACCTATGCTTACACAAGGGACGGTTCTTTTAAGATTGATGCAGACCGCCAGCTTGTAACCTCAAACGGGTTACGCGTTTTGCCCGAAATAATCTTTCCCGAAGGCTATCGGGAGAATACTATTGCCGTCAGCAGAGACGGCCGTGTTACCGTTAAGGTCGGCGATATAGACGATCCGATAGAAGTAGGCCAGATAGAGCTTTACCGCTTCCAGAACAATGCAGGTCTTTCAGCCGAGGGTTCTAACCTTTTTAGGCAGACCCCTGCATCAGGTACGGCTATTCCGGGGCGGCCCGGGTTTACCGGCTTCGGAAGCACCGAGCACAAGTTTTTGGAAATGTCAAATGTTTCTACCGTAAGCGAAATGGTAAATATGATTGTGGCTCAAAGAGCTTACGAGTTTAATTCGAAGGCTATCCAGACAAGCGATAATATGCTTGGTACTGCGGTAAGTTTAAAGCGATAG
- a CDS encoding methyl-accepting chemotaxis protein — translation MKKRFSMRNKLLIIVGALIFTAGFTLAVLGVRTARKAVTEKVVLHLKDKATDTAEIINGRVTAFFQFLEGIARMPILTDENLSYSEKAAILDKEVAFNERLEQLNLYDLSGIRTANDDQLISIKDRTWFKSAAKGKRFASEPILSRSLHKLVFVFAVPVYDKDKNVVAVLNCTIKAEHLSNDIDDIIVGETGDCYILSRSGTTIAHKNFDMVSSQNNVLNDAKTNKEFASLAKFTQQALNGTKSEVGFYEYKGESYIASYAKMGNTDWTVIIRAPMKQFLGSINILRNKMLFIGLSILAVSLAILFIVSYNMIRPINVVVSALKDIAQGEGDLTVRLPLVGNDEVTDLSEYFNRTIEKIGTSIKIVGKNSDEMTNTGSELVSNMTETASAVHEISANIDGVKKQALTQAASVSETAATVGEIIRTIKNLNGSIENQAASVAESSSAIEQMVSNIASITQTLDKTNDVIKTLAAATADGKETVAGANTVTQRIAEESGGLLEASNVIQHIASQTNLLAMNAAIEAAHAGEAGKGFAVVADEIRKLAEESSTQGKNITSTLKIVSGEIEMLSNAAKTTEDKFNTIFNLSEQVKTMSQNLMNAMREQENGNREVLTAIRNINIVTNQVNDGSAEMLKGGENVAIEMQKLDTLTRVITDSMNEMAAGAVQINNAVQDVSDITQKNKRNIDSLSTEVGKFKV, via the coding sequence ATGAAAAAAAGGTTTTCAATGAGGAATAAGCTATTGATTATAGTCGGCGCTTTGATTTTTACGGCAGGCTTTACGCTGGCGGTTTTGGGAGTACGCACAGCGCGAAAAGCCGTAACTGAAAAGGTAGTACTTCACCTTAAAGATAAGGCAACCGACACGGCAGAAATTATTAACGGAAGGGTTACGGCTTTTTTCCAATTTTTGGAAGGAATAGCCCGTATGCCTATCTTAACCGATGAAAACCTTTCATATTCTGAAAAAGCAGCTATATTGGACAAAGAAGTTGCTTTTAATGAAAGATTGGAGCAACTTAATCTGTATGATCTTTCAGGAATACGTACTGCAAATGACGATCAGCTTATATCGATAAAGGATCGTACCTGGTTTAAATCCGCTGCAAAAGGCAAAAGGTTCGCATCCGAACCCATTTTATCCCGTTCGCTTCATAAACTCGTTTTTGTTTTTGCAGTTCCCGTGTATGACAAAGATAAAAATGTTGTTGCCGTACTGAACTGTACAATCAAAGCCGAACATCTATCCAATGATATTGATGATATCATAGTAGGAGAAACAGGAGATTGCTATATTTTAAGCCGTTCCGGAACAACAATAGCACATAAAAATTTTGATATGGTCAGTTCGCAGAATAATGTTTTAAATGATGCAAAAACAAACAAAGAGTTTGCCTCGTTAGCAAAATTTACACAACAAGCTTTAAACGGCACAAAAAGTGAAGTAGGCTTTTATGAGTATAAGGGAGAATCCTATATAGCATCTTATGCAAAAATGGGCAATACGGATTGGACTGTCATTATAAGGGCACCTATGAAACAGTTTTTAGGAAGTATTAATATTCTGCGCAACAAAATGCTGTTTATAGGCCTTAGTATTTTAGCAGTAAGTTTGGCTATACTTTTTATTGTTTCCTATAATATGATAAGGCCCATAAATGTTGTAGTATCCGCACTCAAGGATATTGCCCAAGGGGAAGGTGATCTGACGGTACGCCTGCCCTTGGTTGGAAATGATGAGGTAACGGATTTATCCGAATACTTTAACCGGACAATCGAAAAAATCGGAACATCAATTAAAATAGTCGGAAAAAACAGCGACGAAATGACAAACACAGGTTCGGAACTTGTAAGCAATATGACGGAAACTGCCAGTGCCGTACATGAGATAAGTGCAAATATCGATGGAGTAAAAAAACAGGCTCTTACCCAGGCTGCCAGTGTCAGTGAAACGGCTGCTACCGTAGGAGAAATTATCCGGACAATCAAAAATCTTAACGGAAGTATTGAAAATCAGGCAGCAAGCGTTGCAGAGTCTTCTTCAGCGATTGAACAAATGGTAAGCAATATCGCTTCAATTACACAAACTCTGGATAAAACAAACGATGTTATAAAAACCCTTGCAGCAGCCACTGCCGATGGAAAAGAAACTGTTGCCGGAGCAAACACTGTAACACAACGCATAGCTGAAGAATCGGGCGGTCTTTTGGAAGCCAGCAATGTTATTCAGCATATTGCAAGTCAGACAAACCTATTGGCTATGAATGCAGCTATTGAAGCCGCCCATGCAGGTGAGGCAGGAAAGGGCTTTGCCGTCGTAGCCGATGAAATACGGAAGCTCGCAGAAGAATCGAGCACTCAGGGAAAAAACATCACCTCAACCCTTAAAATAGTTTCGGGAGAAATTGAAATGCTTTCAAATGCTGCAAAGACAACAGAAGATAAGTTTAACACTATCTTCAACTTATCCGAACAAGTAAAAACAATGAGTCAAAATCTGATGAATGCCATGCGGGAGCAGGAAAACGGAAACCGTGAAGTACTTACCGCAATCCGTAACATAAACATAGTAACAAACCAAGTAAATGACGGCTCTGCCGAGATGCTAAAAGGCGGCGAAAATGTTGCAATTGAAATGCAAAAGCTTGATACTCTAACACGCGTTATAACGGACAGCATGAACGAAATGGCTGCGGGCGCAGTTCAAATAAACAATGCAGTACAGGATGTAAGCGATATTACCCAAAAGAACAAGCGTAACATAGACAGCCTATCTACAGAGGTAGGAAAATTTAAGGTATAA